The Juglans microcarpa x Juglans regia isolate MS1-56 chromosome 8S, Jm3101_v1.0, whole genome shotgun sequence genome has a window encoding:
- the LOC121244960 gene encoding NAD(P)H-quinone oxidoreductase subunit U, chloroplastic gives MAVSSTTATVCISRKDLSSLTPVNVTATFVNSVTFATKPSRRFPLQIRASSEVSGETSTTSTEADPESAIEAPEGTTSLISALNVERALRGIPITDVDHYGRLGLRRDCSLEQVLVAYKSKAEELRNQGLDEEELDKKLEVLRESYIILSSEEERRMYDWSLARSEKADTYVWPFEVDETPTSKESPPILQEPEDVGPTRLVGYFILGWMVLSFALSIALNQ, from the exons ATGGCCGTGTCTTCCACCACCGCGACAGTCTGCATTTCCCGGAAAGATTTATCGTCTCTGACGCCAGTAAACGTTACTGCCACGTTCGTAAATTCCGTCACTTTTGCAACCAAGCCGAGCAGGAGATTTCCTCTTCAGATTCGAGCCTCGAGTGAAGTTTCCGGTGAAACCAGTACCACTTCCACAGAAGCAGATCCAGAAAGTGCCATCGAAGCCCCCGAAGGAACAACTTCCTTGATTTCTGCTCTTAACGTCGAAAGAGCTCTTCGGGGCATAc CAATAACAGATGTGGATCACTATGGTAGACTTGGATTACGAAGAGATTGTTCTCTCGAGCAG GTTTTAGTTGCATACAAAAGCAAGGCTGAGGAATTGAGGAATCAGGGGTTAGATGAAGAAGAACTCGACAAGAAGCTTGAAGTTTTAAGA GAATCATACATAATTTTGTCATcagaagaagagagaaggatGTATGATTGGAGCTTGGCTAGGAGTGAAAAGGCAGACACATATGTTTGGCCCTTTGAGGTTGACGAAACACCAACTTCTAAAGAATCTCCTCCCATATTGCAG GAACCAGAGGATGTGGGGCCAACGAGACTGGTGGGATACTTCATATTAGGGTGGATGGTATTGTCCTTTGCACTATCCATCGCCCTTAATCAGTAG